Sequence from the Maribellus comscasis genome:
GGCTGCCGGCGAAACAATTACTGGTTTAGTTACTGCAACAACGCTGGTTTACCCTGATAAAAAAATTGCGGGGGTTAAACCTAAATCGGTTACAAAAAGAATGAAACAAAAAGCTTTCGCCGCTTCTGTCAAACGTGAAAATATCTTGGAATGTGAAAAAATTGGCATCCCCCTCAACGAATTTGCTGAACTTGCCGTAAACGCGATGAAAGATATCAGCAGTGAGCTGGGATTGTAACAATGATATTCATTACTCATTGAAATTTTTGATATTTTTTTTAAAATTTTCAATAAGTTTACTACTTTTACAAACGAGTATTTTTTACTTTTATACACATAAGCAATGCCAGACTTAAACTAAAGCTTGATGATAAACGATCTGAAAAATAAATCGTTAATAGCTTCCGGAGATCAAAAAAAATTCAGACAATTAATGGAGCTGACTTCTGACGATCTTTTGATATTTGCAATAGGCTTTTTAAGAGATAAAGAAACCGCTGAAGAAATAGTCAGTGATGTTTTTGTGAAAATATGGAACAACAGAAAAGATCTGTTAAAGGTAAAAAATATCAAATCGTACCTTTTTATTAGTGTAAAAAACGGTTGTTTATCTCACCTGAGAAAATCATCAAAAAATAAAAATATTATTTCTATTGACGAATTTGAAGATTTCAGGTTTCTTCCCGTAGAAGGGCCTTTGGAAGATAATTTAATAGAGGAAGAAACGGTAAATTTAATTT
This genomic interval carries:
- a CDS encoding RNA polymerase sigma-70 factor; translation: MINDLKNKSLIASGDQKKFRQLMELTSDDLLIFAIGFLRDKETAEEIVSDVFVKIWNNRKDLLKVKNIKSYLFISVKNGCLSHLRKSSKNKNIISIDEFEDFRFLPVEGPLEDNLIEEETVNLIYNAIEKLPPKCKLAFTLAKVNGLKYKEIAEIMNVSEKTVNNHLVNAVNKISGILSVTQKSNEKPVSMNRASLF